One window of the Synechococcus sp. CC9311 genome contains the following:
- a CDS encoding Calx-beta domain-containing protein has product MNSSQNFLDAALELIKKTRRSRSSSPEELRIYPGENNDKFRTSGLAKGANALEASSSSLLNREIIPLLTNASKEIIPEATSFSIQKIPYEQAKQTLPSKEFTLSSNSNSIEPQGDPTDTYYYVQWGLEDTESGSNANAAWDLGITGSLSNVIGVIDTGIDYKHPDLYLNIWLNPGETPGGVIDINNDGLITFHDLNDSRNSSFAWDFDLEGEYGHGYVDAGDLFRNSIWMDGIDKESNGYTDDLIGWDFANNDFDPYDDNFHGTHVAGTIGALSNNQQGVAGVNWDIQLTPLKFLNGNGSGSTQGAIDSINYFNDAASRYDSLLTNNGNARYLATNNSWGGGGYNSALDASIQEGAELGIIFVASAGNDANNNDLVGYYPANYQAIQNNVDHVISVASIDASGAASSFTNYGTETVDIAAPGGSIGSTSPNNRYVYSSGTSMAAPHVSGALGLLASKNSQATSSELIQALYSGADQDNNLRDISKDGKRLNITGSLDVLPQNNTIATPTLAIAADSPTQNEGDQNSTAFSFTVTREGDLSNDSSVLWSVINGSTTDNDFLNGSPPSGEIFFTDGSASQTITVNVAGDTQVETNETFSVVLSSANNATINTPSASAIIINDDQEPAPTLAIAADSPTQNEGDQNSTAFSFTVTREGDLSNDSSVLWSVINGSTTDNDFLNGSPPSGEIFFTDGSASQTITVNVAGDTQVETNETFSVVLSSANNATINTPSASAIIINDDQEPAPTLAIAADSPTQNEGDQNSTAFSFTVTREGDLSNDSSVLWSVINGSTTDNDFLNGSPPSGEIFFTDGSASQTITVNVAGDTQVETNETFSVVLSSANNATINTPSASAIIINDDQEPAPTLAIAADSPTQNEGDQNSTAFSFTVTREGDLSNDSSVLWSVINGSTTDNDFLNGSPPSGEIFFTDGSASQTITVNVAGDTQVETNETFSVVLSSANNATINTPSASAIIINDDQEPAPTLAIAADSPTQNEGDQNSTAFSFTVTREGDLSNDSSVLWSVINGSTTDNDFLNGSPPSGEIFFTDGSASQTITVNVAGDTQVETNETFSVVLSSANNATINTPSASAIIINDDQEPAPTLAIAADSPTQNEGDQNSTAFSFTVTREGDLSNDSSVLWSVINGSTTDNDFLNGSPPSGEIFFTDGSASQTITVNVAGDTQVETNETFSVVLSSANNATINTPSASAIIINDDQEDTPVTPSEQIIFSDDFESANFENNWQQDSQNDWRRRQNARSIDNFSAEFDGRANNATLQLRESLDISSFDDVHISVQWLIETSFDNNEFLAIDVSIDNGSWQEIDLLSGASGIGGDEQSGNPFQDGVFKLSDSLTNFANASTLDLRFRGTASRGNEDGYVDNVIITGLNQNGVKPAPTLAIAADSPTQNEGDQNSTAFSFTVTREGDLSNDSSVLWSVINGSTTDNDFLNGSPPSGEIFFTDGSASQTITVNVAGDTQVETNETFSVVLSSANNATINTPSASAIIINDDQEDTPVTPSEQIIFSDDFESANFENNWQQDSQNDWRRRQNARSIDNFSAEFDGQANNATLQLRESLDISSFDDVHISVQWLIETSFDNNEFLAIDVSIDNGSWQEIDLLSGASGIGGDEQSGNPFQDGVFKLSDSLTNFANASTLDLRFRGTASRGNEDGYVDNVIITGLNQNSESSFASIHQFNSSYSLTDFGLLPDPIS; this is encoded by the coding sequence ATGAATTCTTCTCAAAACTTTTTGGATGCGGCTCTCGAGCTCATCAAAAAAACTAGGCGTTCAAGGTCTTCAAGCCCAGAAGAATTGCGAATTTATCCGGGAGAAAATAATGACAAATTTAGAACAAGCGGATTAGCAAAAGGAGCAAATGCACTTGAAGCCTCAAGCAGTTCACTATTGAACAGAGAAATAATACCTTTACTAACCAATGCAAGCAAAGAAATTATCCCCGAAGCCACGTCATTTTCAATCCAGAAAATACCTTATGAACAAGCTAAGCAGACATTGCCGAGCAAAGAGTTTACCTTAAGCAGTAACTCAAATTCGATCGAGCCTCAAGGAGACCCAACTGATACTTATTATTACGTACAATGGGGCCTTGAAGATACAGAGTCTGGAAGCAATGCAAATGCAGCATGGGATCTTGGAATAACCGGCTCACTTTCAAACGTCATTGGGGTGATAGACACCGGAATAGACTACAAACACCCTGACCTATATTTAAACATTTGGCTCAATCCGGGCGAAACTCCAGGCGGAGTGATTGACATAAATAATGACGGATTAATTACCTTTCACGACCTCAATGACAGCCGCAACTCATCTTTTGCCTGGGATTTTGATCTAGAAGGAGAATATGGGCATGGCTATGTAGACGCAGGAGATCTTTTCAGGAATAGCATTTGGATGGATGGCATTGACAAAGAAAGCAACGGTTACACAGATGATTTAATCGGATGGGACTTTGCTAATAATGACTTTGACCCTTATGACGACAATTTTCATGGCACTCATGTTGCTGGAACAATTGGAGCGCTTTCAAACAATCAACAAGGAGTCGCTGGTGTCAACTGGGATATTCAATTAACACCTCTAAAATTTCTTAATGGGAATGGAAGCGGTTCTACTCAGGGAGCAATTGATTCCATAAACTATTTTAATGATGCTGCCAGTAGATACGATTCATTACTCACGAACAATGGTAATGCACGCTACTTAGCAACAAATAACTCTTGGGGCGGAGGGGGATACAACTCAGCTCTTGATGCATCGATACAGGAAGGAGCAGAACTCGGCATTATTTTTGTAGCATCTGCAGGCAATGACGCAAACAATAACGATCTAGTCGGATATTATCCTGCGAACTATCAGGCAATTCAAAACAATGTGGATCATGTTATTTCAGTTGCATCAATTGATGCAAGTGGAGCAGCTTCCTCATTCACCAACTATGGGACTGAGACTGTGGATATCGCAGCTCCTGGAGGGAGCATTGGCTCAACTTCCCCAAATAACAGATATGTGTATTCATCGGGGACTTCGATGGCAGCTCCACATGTATCAGGAGCGCTAGGACTTTTAGCAAGCAAAAATTCACAAGCCACAAGCTCAGAGCTAATCCAAGCTCTGTACTCTGGCGCGGATCAGGACAATAATTTACGCGATATATCAAAAGATGGCAAACGCTTAAATATAACTGGCTCACTAGATGTATTGCCTCAGAATAACACCATAGCTACGCCTACCCTCGCCATTGCTGCTGACTCACCAACACAAAATGAAGGTGATCAAAACAGCACTGCTTTCTCTTTCACCGTCACCAGAGAAGGTGATCTCTCCAATGACAGCTCCGTTCTCTGGTCTGTCATCAATGGCTCAACCACTGATAATGATTTCTTAAATGGCTCTCCTCCTTCCGGAGAGATCTTTTTTACGGATGGTAGTGCATCTCAAACCATCACAGTTAATGTCGCAGGAGATACACAAGTCGAAACGAATGAAACCTTCTCTGTGGTTCTTTCTTCGGCCAACAACGCAACCATTAATACTCCTTCTGCATCAGCAATCATCATTAACGATGATCAAGAGCCTGCGCCTACCCTCGCCATTGCCGCTGACTCACCAACACAAAATGAAGGTGATCAAAACAGCACTGCTTTCTCTTTCACCGTCACCAGAGAAGGTGATCTCTCCAATGACAGCTCCGTTCTCTGGTCTGTCATCAATGGCTCAACCACTGATAATGATTTCTTAAATGGCTCTCCTCCTTCCGGAGAGATCTTTTTTACGGATGGTAGTGCATCTCAAACCATCACAGTTAATGTCGCAGGAGATACACAAGTCGAAACGAATGAAACCTTCTCTGTGGTTCTTTCTTCGGCCAACAACGCAACCATTAATACTCCTTCTGCATCAGCAATCATCATTAACGATGATCAAGAGCCTGCGCCTACCCTCGCCATTGCCGCTGACTCACCAACACAAAATGAAGGTGATCAAAACAGCACTGCTTTCTCTTTCACCGTCACCAGAGAAGGTGATCTCTCCAATGACAGCTCCGTTCTCTGGTCTGTCATCAATGGCTCAACCACTGATAATGATTTCTTAAATGGCTCTCCTCCTTCCGGAGAGATCTTTTTTACGGATGGTAGTGCATCTCAAACCATCACAGTTAATGTCGCAGGAGATACACAAGTCGAAACGAATGAAACCTTCTCTGTGGTTCTTTCTTCGGCCAACAACGCAACCATTAATACTCCTTCTGCATCAGCAATCATCATTAACGATGATCAAGAGCCTGCGCCTACCCTCGCCATTGCCGCTGACTCACCAACACAAAATGAAGGTGATCAAAACAGCACTGCTTTCTCTTTCACCGTCACCAGAGAAGGTGATCTCTCCAATGACAGCTCCGTTCTCTGGTCTGTCATCAATGGCTCAACCACTGATAATGATTTCTTAAATGGCTCTCCTCCTTCCGGAGAGATCTTTTTTACGGATGGTAGTGCATCTCAAACCATCACAGTTAATGTCGCAGGAGATACACAAGTCGAAACGAATGAAACCTTCTCTGTGGTTCTTTCTTCGGCCAACAACGCAACCATTAATACTCCTTCTGCATCAGCAATCATCATTAACGATGATCAAGAGCCTGCGCCTACCCTCGCCATTGCTGCTGACTCACCAACACAAAATGAAGGTGATCAAAACAGCACTGCTTTCTCTTTCACCGTCACCAGAGAAGGTGATCTCTCCAATGACAGCTCCGTTCTCTGGTCTGTCATCAATGGCTCAACCACTGATAATGATTTCTTAAATGGCTCTCCTCCTTCCGGAGAGATCTTTTTTACGGATGGTAGTGCATCTCAAACCATCACAGTTAATGTCGCAGGAGATACACAAGTCGAAACGAATGAAACCTTCTCTGTGGTTCTTTCTTCGGCCAACAACGCAACCATTAATACTCCTTCTGCATCAGCAATCATCATTAACGATGATCAAGAGCCTGCGCCTACCCTCGCCATTGCCGCTGACTCACCAACACAAAATGAAGGTGATCAAAACAGCACTGCTTTCTCTTTCACCGTCACCAGAGAAGGTGATCTCTCCAATGACAGCTCCGTTCTCTGGTCTGTCATCAATGGCTCAACCACTGATAATGATTTCTTAAATGGCTCTCCTCCTTCCGGAGAGATCTTTTTTACGGATGGTAGTGCATCTCAAACCATCACAGTTAATGTCGCAGGAGATACACAAGTCGAAACGAATGAAACCTTCTCTGTGGTTCTTTCTTCGGCCAACAACGCAACCATTAATACTCCTTCTGCATCAGCAATCATCATTAACGATGATCAAGAAGATACTCCTGTTACCCCAAGTGAACAGATTATCTTCTCCGATGACTTTGAATCAGCAAACTTTGAGAACAACTGGCAACAAGACTCTCAAAACGATTGGCGACGACGTCAAAATGCAAGATCGATAGACAACTTCTCTGCTGAATTTGATGGTCGGGCCAATAACGCAACGCTTCAATTGCGTGAATCACTCGACATTTCTTCCTTTGACGACGTTCATATCAGTGTGCAATGGCTTATTGAAACCTCTTTTGACAATAATGAGTTCCTGGCCATTGACGTATCCATTGACAATGGATCGTGGCAAGAAATTGATCTATTATCAGGAGCCAGTGGAATTGGCGGAGACGAACAATCGGGAAATCCTTTTCAAGATGGTGTCTTTAAATTAAGTGACTCTCTTACTAATTTTGCTAACGCATCCACTTTAGACCTGAGATTTAGAGGCACGGCCAGCAGAGGAAATGAAGATGGTTATGTTGATAATGTCATAATTACAGGGTTGAATCAAAATGGGGTAAAGCCTGCGCCTACCCTCGCCATTGCCGCTGACTCACCAACACAAAATGAAGGTGATCAAAACAGCACTGCTTTCTCTTTCACCGTCACCAGAGAAGGTGATCTCTCCAATGACAGCTCCGTTCTCTGGTCTGTCATCAATGGCTCAACCACTGATAATGATTTCTTAAATGGCTCTCCTCCTTCCGGAGAGATCTTTTTTACGGATGGTAGTGCATCTCAAACCATCACAGTTAATGTCGCAGGAGATACACAAGTCGAAACGAATGAAACCTTCTCTGTGGTTCTTTCTTCGGCCAACAACGCAACCATTAATACTCCTTCTGCATCAGCAATCATCATTAACGATGATCAAGAAGATACTCCTGTTACCCCAAGTGAACAGATTATCTTCTCCGATGACTTTGAATCAGCAAACTTTGAGAACAACTGGCAACAAGACTCTCAAAACGATTGGCGACGACGTCAAAATGCAAGATCGATAGACAACTTCTCTGCTGAATTTGATGGTCAGGCCAATAACGCAACGCTTCAATTGCGTGAATCACTCGACATTTCTTCCTTTGACGACGTTCATATCAGTGTGCAATGGCTTATTGAAACCTCTTTTGACAATAATGAGTTCCTGGCCATTGACGTATCCATTGACAATGGATCGTGGCAAGAAATTGATCTATTATCAGGAGCCAGTGGAATTGGCGGAGACGAACAATCGGGAAATCCTTTTCAAGATGGTGTCTTTAAATTAAGTGACTCTCTTACTAATTTTGCTAACGCATCCACTTTAGACCTGAGATTTAGAGGCACGGCCAGCAGAGGAAATGAAGATGGTTATGTTGATAATGTCATAATTACAGGGTTGAATCAAAATTCTGAGTCAAGCTTTGCATCTATCCATCAATTCAACTCTTCTTATTCTCTAACAGATTTTGGATTACTCCCTGACCCAATTAGTTGA
- a CDS encoding radical SAM protein has protein sequence MLAFPSTYTVGITSLGYQLVWASLAMRSDLDVRRLFTDQGDPPHRRCDLFGLSLSWELDGPVLLDLLEQQRIPLWSHERGDQDPIVFGGGPVLTANPEPLAPFFDVVLLGDGEELLPAFIDALLQVREEPRHKRLHHLAQIPGIYVPDLHTPQFSAEGALLGIQPREADLPERIAKQTWRGNSLSHSTVITPEAAWPDIHMVEVVRSCPELCRFCLASYLTLPFRTPSLDDGLIPAVEKGLKATRRLGLLGASVTQHPQFNDLLQWLDQDRFDDLRVSVSSVRAATVTPQLAGTLSRRGSKSVTIAIESGSDRMRRVVNKKLNREEISAAARYAKEGGLKSLKLYGMVGLPTEQDDDIEATADLLLDLKKQTPGLRFTLGVSTFVPKAHTPFQWQGVRPEADKRLKRLAKRLKPKGVELRPESYGWSVIQALLSRSDRRLAPVIAAVRGSQESLGGWKKAYRAARAEELPPASSAGVLLPRPPAWEEVVHHTWADHHILPWCHLDGPLPSDTLLKHQHQALSPENAPDQA, from the coding sequence GTGCTGGCATTCCCCAGCACCTACACCGTGGGCATCACGAGCCTTGGCTACCAACTCGTATGGGCCAGTCTGGCCATGCGATCCGATCTGGATGTCAGGCGACTGTTCACTGATCAAGGGGATCCACCACACCGTCGCTGCGATCTCTTTGGCCTATCTCTGAGCTGGGAACTCGATGGACCTGTTCTGTTGGATCTCCTGGAACAACAAAGGATTCCCCTCTGGAGCCATGAGCGGGGTGATCAGGATCCAATCGTGTTCGGTGGTGGTCCCGTTCTGACCGCCAACCCCGAACCGCTGGCCCCATTTTTTGACGTTGTGCTCCTCGGAGATGGAGAGGAGTTGCTGCCCGCCTTCATCGATGCCCTGCTTCAGGTGCGGGAGGAACCCCGTCACAAGCGCCTTCATCATTTGGCGCAGATTCCTGGCATCTACGTACCCGATCTCCATACTCCGCAATTCAGTGCCGAAGGTGCCCTTCTCGGCATACAACCCAGAGAGGCAGATCTACCAGAGCGCATCGCGAAGCAAACCTGGAGGGGCAACAGCCTGAGCCACTCCACTGTGATCACCCCTGAAGCCGCGTGGCCAGACATCCACATGGTGGAGGTGGTGCGCAGCTGCCCAGAACTGTGTCGCTTCTGCTTAGCGAGTTATCTCACCTTGCCCTTCCGAACCCCATCTCTTGATGACGGACTGATTCCTGCAGTCGAGAAAGGACTGAAGGCAACCCGTCGTCTCGGCTTGCTGGGTGCCTCCGTGACCCAACATCCCCAATTCAACGACTTACTGCAGTGGCTGGATCAAGACCGCTTTGATGACTTACGCGTAAGTGTCAGCTCCGTGCGAGCTGCCACCGTGACTCCTCAATTAGCTGGAACCTTGAGTCGCCGCGGTAGCAAGTCGGTCACGATCGCCATCGAGAGCGGTAGTGATCGGATGAGACGCGTCGTGAATAAGAAACTCAACCGAGAGGAAATCAGCGCTGCGGCCCGGTATGCAAAAGAGGGAGGACTCAAAAGCCTCAAGCTCTACGGAATGGTGGGACTTCCCACAGAGCAGGACGACGACATCGAGGCAACCGCCGATCTACTTCTGGACCTCAAGAAACAGACCCCAGGGCTGCGCTTCACCTTGGGCGTGAGCACCTTCGTTCCCAAAGCCCACACACCATTTCAGTGGCAAGGGGTCAGGCCAGAAGCTGACAAACGCCTCAAACGACTCGCCAAACGACTGAAACCGAAGGGTGTGGAACTACGACCTGAGAGCTATGGCTGGAGCGTGATCCAGGCCCTGCTCTCTCGCAGTGACCGTCGACTAGCGCCCGTCATCGCAGCTGTGAGGGGCTCCCAGGAGAGTCTTGGCGGCTGGAAAAAGGCCTATCGCGCCGCACGCGCAGAAGAATTACCACCCGCCAGCTCCGCCGGAGTGCTTTTACCCCGCCCCCCAGCCTGGGAGGAGGTCGTCCATCACACCTGGGCCGATCACCACATTCTTCCCTGGTGTCATCTTGATGGTCCCCTGCCCAGCGACACGCTTCTCAAGCATCAACACCAAGCGCTGAGTCCAGAGAACGCTCCTGACCAGGCCTGA
- a CDS encoding O-antigen ligase, which yields MTLVPRRVIQQIDASRPLEASRWGWRCFQIGLFLLPSSALLASLLLFPSLLMGSWRSERPFWRDPWNAPLFLASLLMVIGCFSSYSGSLAWVGMGNWLPFFWAFWGFQPYVSSADARRRSALWLVAGSFPVVLTGLGQLWWGWQGPWQALGGLIIWFMTPGGEPEGRLSGLFDYANIAAAWLALVWPLALATLIQPGLSRLRRSVVLGLVVAFVTALVLTESRNGWGALVLALPIVLGPPSWPWLVPLLVVGLGLLFVSVVPGVPLLLQAPARSLVPEGIWGRLSDSQHAGERVLASTRLSQWGVAVQLIVERPWLGWGAAAFSVIYPLRTGKWHGHAHNLPLELAIAHGLPVAALVVALVLALLIVALRRGLSRLFDRAWWAAVLTLMVLHGSDLPFFDSRVNIAGWILLAGLRCLLRPGQERSLDSALGVDA from the coding sequence ATGACGTTGGTCCCGAGGCGCGTGATCCAGCAAATCGACGCGTCCCGCCCTCTTGAAGCGTCGCGCTGGGGTTGGCGATGTTTCCAGATTGGCTTGTTCTTACTGCCCTCTTCGGCGTTACTGGCCAGCTTGTTGTTGTTTCCCTCTCTGCTGATGGGCAGTTGGAGGAGTGAGCGTCCGTTTTGGCGTGACCCCTGGAACGCGCCCTTGTTTTTGGCGTCGTTGTTGATGGTGATTGGATGCTTTAGCTCCTATTCCGGATCTCTCGCCTGGGTGGGCATGGGGAACTGGTTGCCTTTCTTTTGGGCGTTTTGGGGCTTTCAGCCCTACGTCAGCTCGGCTGATGCACGCCGTCGCTCAGCGCTTTGGTTGGTAGCGGGTAGCTTCCCAGTGGTGTTGACGGGTTTGGGACAACTGTGGTGGGGCTGGCAAGGTCCCTGGCAAGCTTTGGGTGGATTGATTATTTGGTTCATGACCCCTGGTGGTGAACCAGAGGGTCGTCTGTCAGGGTTGTTTGATTACGCCAATATCGCTGCCGCCTGGTTGGCACTGGTTTGGCCGTTGGCGTTGGCAACTCTGATTCAACCTGGTTTGAGCAGGCTGCGGAGGAGTGTTGTTCTGGGCCTGGTGGTTGCTTTTGTGACGGCCCTTGTGCTCACGGAATCACGGAATGGCTGGGGCGCATTGGTGCTTGCGCTTCCGATTGTGTTGGGTCCTCCTAGCTGGCCTTGGCTTGTTCCGCTGTTGGTTGTTGGCCTTGGCTTGTTGTTTGTGTCTGTTGTTCCCGGGGTGCCGTTGTTGCTTCAGGCCCCCGCACGGTCGCTTGTGCCAGAGGGGATCTGGGGCCGGCTCAGCGATAGTCAGCACGCTGGTGAGCGGGTTCTTGCCTCCACGCGTCTGAGTCAGTGGGGTGTGGCGGTTCAGTTGATTGTTGAGAGGCCCTGGCTGGGATGGGGGGCAGCGGCTTTTTCGGTGATCTATCCGCTGAGAACAGGGAAATGGCATGGCCATGCTCACAACCTTCCGCTTGAACTGGCCATTGCCCATGGATTGCCAGTAGCGGCGCTGGTGGTGGCGCTGGTGCTGGCCTTGTTGATTGTGGCGCTCCGTCGCGGGCTATCACGATTGTTTGATCGCGCCTGGTGGGCAGCAGTGCTGACCTTGATGGTGCTGCACGGCAGCGATTTGCCGTTTTTTGATAGCCGCGTGAATATCGCTGGCTGGATTTTGTTAGCGGGATTGCGCTGTTTGCTCAGGCCTGGTCAGGAGCGTTCTCTGGACTCAGCGCTTGGTGTTGATGCTTGA
- the purU gene encoding formyltetrahydrofolate deformylase encodes MNESTVILQLICPDRSGLVSELAGWVAANGGNIRHADHHTDSGAGLFLSRIEWELDGFGLPRHAIEPAVRALAERLGGEAQLHFSDELPRVAIFVSKQSHCLLDLLWRSRSGELPMEVALVISNHPDLEPLCGDFGGRFVHVPVTSATKRDAEASILDLLEDQGIELAVLAKYMQVLSGEFLERFPQVINIHHSFLPAFKGAQPYHRAWDRGVKLIGATAHYVTEQLDDGPIIEQATLSVSHRDEVEDLIRKGRDTERLALARALRLHLCRQVMVYRGRTAVFA; translated from the coding sequence GTGAACGAGTCAACGGTCATCCTTCAACTGATCTGTCCTGATCGGTCAGGACTGGTGAGTGAGCTGGCTGGATGGGTGGCGGCCAATGGCGGCAATATTCGTCACGCTGACCACCACACCGACTCGGGTGCAGGGTTGTTTTTAAGTCGGATTGAGTGGGAGCTTGATGGCTTTGGATTGCCTCGGCATGCGATTGAGCCAGCGGTTCGTGCCCTCGCAGAGCGGCTCGGTGGTGAGGCACAGCTTCATTTCTCCGATGAGTTGCCCCGTGTTGCGATCTTTGTGAGTAAGCAGAGCCACTGTTTACTGGATTTGCTCTGGCGATCTCGCAGTGGTGAATTGCCGATGGAGGTTGCTTTAGTGATCTCCAATCATCCCGATTTGGAACCACTCTGTGGTGACTTTGGTGGGCGATTTGTTCACGTACCGGTTACTTCAGCAACTAAGCGGGACGCTGAAGCCTCCATTCTTGATCTCCTTGAAGATCAGGGTATTGAGCTCGCTGTGTTGGCGAAATACATGCAGGTGCTGAGTGGCGAATTTTTAGAGCGCTTCCCCCAGGTGATCAATATCCATCATTCGTTTTTGCCGGCGTTTAAAGGCGCTCAGCCGTATCACCGCGCCTGGGATCGGGGGGTGAAGTTGATTGGTGCTACGGCGCATTACGTCACCGAACAATTGGATGATGGACCGATCATTGAGCAGGCCACCCTTTCTGTGAGTCACCGTGATGAGGTGGAGGATTTGATCCGCAAGGGTCGAGACACGGAGCGGTTGGCCTTGGCCCGGGCTCTGCGGTTGCATCTGTGCCGACAGGTCATGGTGTATCGCGGCCGAACTGCGGTCTTCGCATGA
- the psbQ gene encoding photosystem II protein PsbQ codes for MLSALRRLAAFCLCVCLCFGLAACSGNGNAKPATISPEDMAVIRRQAEGFTQAQERLPDLAALVNQRDWTFTRNLIHGPMQEVGREMLYINQRLLPSDRAEANKLAAKLKEALADVDEAARLQNGTRLQKSYTSVATGFANYARVIPAEALS; via the coding sequence ATGCTGAGCGCCCTACGTCGCCTCGCTGCGTTCTGCCTCTGCGTGTGCCTCTGCTTCGGCCTTGCGGCTTGCAGCGGTAATGGCAATGCCAAGCCCGCAACGATTAGCCCTGAAGACATGGCTGTGATCCGCAGGCAGGCTGAGGGATTCACGCAAGCCCAGGAACGCCTCCCAGACCTGGCCGCCCTCGTCAATCAGCGCGATTGGACCTTCACCCGCAATCTGATTCACGGACCCATGCAAGAGGTCGGTCGCGAGATGTTGTACATCAATCAACGTCTCCTTCCAAGCGACCGCGCCGAAGCCAACAAACTGGCGGCAAAGCTCAAAGAAGCTCTCGCTGATGTGGATGAGGCCGCCCGTCTCCAAAACGGAACACGCTTGCAAAAGTCCTACACATCCGTTGCAACGGGTTTTGCTAATTACGCTCGCGTCATTCCCGCCGAAGCTTTGAGCTGA
- a CDS encoding FAD-binding oxidoreductase, translated as MIGAGAVGAGTAWHLARQGHNVTLIDPSLDAAIQRSNSRGQALNGTTASLGVLMGNVFRRSSGRAWRLRQRSMELWPQWVERLNHPDTPLELDSPLIQMASSPAEKERMQNLANQRRELGLESFSSANTETHQTFEPIPWPNPGHGGLRSQNDGRIDPLALQRALRRSLKAEKVDLLPARVTTLHRPGHGDGDLWNLELDTGHNIHCDFVVICTALASALLLQPLGHEFPMEAVLGQVLDLQVSVSAKAWDHWPAVLICNGVNLIRHGSNRLWLGATLEPGTEPSAEESSIMQRLDGLAPNWLQQAKVVDQWHGLRARPSGRPAPLLEVLEPGLILASGHYRNGVLLTPATVDWVGQQIMTTTPIEAS; from the coding sequence GTGATTGGTGCTGGTGCCGTTGGCGCCGGCACGGCTTGGCATCTAGCCCGTCAAGGACACAACGTCACGTTGATCGATCCGTCATTAGACGCGGCGATACAGCGCAGCAACAGCCGTGGCCAAGCCCTCAATGGCACGACTGCATCGCTTGGTGTCTTGATGGGCAATGTGTTTCGTCGATCCAGCGGACGTGCATGGCGTTTGCGTCAACGCAGCATGGAACTCTGGCCTCAATGGGTGGAGAGGCTGAACCATCCCGATACCCCCCTAGAGCTCGATTCTCCGCTGATCCAAATGGCTTCTAGCCCTGCGGAAAAAGAACGCATGCAGAACCTGGCCAATCAACGGCGCGAGCTTGGACTCGAAAGCTTCAGCTCAGCGAACACAGAGACCCATCAGACGTTCGAACCAATTCCTTGGCCCAATCCCGGGCATGGAGGATTGCGTTCCCAAAATGACGGCCGTATTGATCCCCTGGCCCTGCAACGGGCGCTTCGCCGCAGCCTCAAAGCGGAAAAAGTGGATCTCTTACCAGCTCGCGTGACGACACTCCATCGACCGGGTCACGGCGACGGAGACCTCTGGAACCTGGAACTGGATACAGGACACAACATCCACTGCGACTTTGTTGTGATCTGCACAGCCTTGGCCAGTGCACTGTTGCTGCAACCTCTAGGGCACGAGTTTCCGATGGAAGCAGTCTTAGGCCAGGTGCTGGATCTTCAAGTGTCGGTCTCTGCCAAGGCCTGGGATCACTGGCCAGCAGTGCTGATCTGCAACGGAGTCAATTTGATTCGTCATGGAAGTAACAGGCTTTGGCTTGGCGCAACCCTGGAACCAGGTACGGAGCCTTCCGCTGAGGAGTCTTCGATCATGCAGCGATTGGATGGCTTGGCACCGAACTGGCTGCAACAGGCCAAGGTCGTTGATCAATGGCATGGCCTCAGGGCTAGACCCTCTGGGCGGCCAGCTCCATTGCTTGAAGTGTTGGAGCCAGGCTTAATTCTGGCTAGTGGTCATTATCGAAACGGGGTTCTTTTGACACCTGCTACGGTAGACTGGGTTGGTCAGCAAATCATGACTACTACACCGATTGAAGCCTCCTGA